The following proteins are encoded in a genomic region of Portunus trituberculatus isolate SZX2019 chromosome 13, ASM1759143v1, whole genome shotgun sequence:
- the LOC123503264 gene encoding E3 ubiquitin-protein ligase TTC3-like isoform X8 — MRVEDMLKLLELWEVLIAEIETRPGICDIQVWEYMDKSIKEKLWPEVCEAVVTDWSNLSPEERNEKEMSKKLQWKLTENGVLALYEQHFKKEVRVQVIFKTHIESTCYLRVSDGQHLSPLVLILNEHVRTKFSVGAIIIIKERQLVPFDEYVDEPQWFMNDYGMHHLYIENYTLLANHTDVPQVLGSLRDKSDYRDNMKTVLSVLTTWIPEDEQLTWEFSSNESLLRQQEERDRLREQGNTFFKQNDFNRAIDFYNVAKVEDPYDCRVWSNCSHAYFKLKDYLLAEVHAIVAMKLNPFYEKAYYRAGQAAIKQRHWWEGEEYAKCGIFICGETKELRQILDDAARIPLNDSGILGSLISDSIDGYVRDQAKTFIHSALESLDLKPNNPKSRGIVREIQEQISKKKHSELRGAFVKEHKKETKKPNKKNKKSGEDMAATAAGATASAAATSTTSAGSKEQKSKGEEEKKHVQDKKEEKNKKSVINIEETLQEGQRLYQSEQFHKAIEMYSKCLASNGLTDTRATVKLSEPYNVQVVQLVIGVCKVQSTRGYIFEGLEIMQTLLGPSSKFSHKPACRYWLAVSFEKICCFKLSQKHAQLCKDALKKSKNIKPIKWPATEQLINWTRCDVLETECNLLLEKLSSSRPSPKAKCRYKNCITTQGIPYAKDEIYLTDPDFKGYLNVICEEDCTVSYHPCCWKAFKEQHDGSVNRMSDKDFLGELCVTPDCTGKISSIQIYDDEGRMKNELAKDKKDRKHMAAPVKQKKKKDKKKEKPQSHKKRTRVESVCEDLATNDDTSPTAAESSSIQNAHTNSNNNSSSNNNDKHKSSQKPQLPIDPESLEKAQVTILKPGAETEEVSPTKSTKKNKKKKVKKPVNQPNLLGDPLEADLCVQSEYIARLRMLRQQRDALEAGECPNLIKPINVTTDTQKPVVLLDPDNPFYLPQHLRDNPEELERVLQEKLTTSSPPGLQQETINTLLDFMYDWLKAEGPMRTSDPRLAEQVAENFPQEARDYVIQCRGITGLLMQSLKFAMIDNIVCVHDDVMKAQEMMCQEVMEKMNQSKYLVRYSDGQKAKRFTHLLDDTKSTCSTTSSSSQRAVSVAESTMSRDSAGTRRHTSRSRNDDPNNNDDSETIASLAPLSKTIVDQFHKFADGVLNPAAPEFEPHISNSEVKSEDDDDDDDDEEEEDEEEDDEGNGQYKRKLFDSEDNRGQWNKGDTEYIENWAAQAGEKAAMMLTDEDEDVELGEDEEEEKEVEEVEEEDEEREAVPEGGEEERIESIQDEEYFEATEEYISQLLEEKEKLADNLQNEQEQNQVLSDKLYQVKSQYKSEVMKLKEQLEELKDQNKELTTEKNAITLQKEAEAKKFKADQSRMNEETKATGSRLQSIERKIERMIDHNNELQAKLVEETELNTQLKEELEKMKNLQESLTSCSRRAREAEVKYLSTKKDLVDANMTETISRLTEEATAMRQLLPGAMEDSALDRTTLARSIVAWDEAIKNLCEQQRIFREEGVRLLGMIHQGRPLSALPVGDLAVPSIPTLSVAPLLSRFQKNHHRPSPTFAVPEVLSMDLPRHSSPGPQGPPLLSGTTQPQPQPPMADLSCKVPLIPNPPAFLLPGPFNGHPLLMQNGGLPPNHASGAIPKGATSAPPGIQHPKTAEMPCQTQPTESPGQLFVGQLPWDYSEADVKKLLPTNNTVGGIVAPPPKLVRPQPKTVPNASKLGGQASASKEEMVMPSKPSYTRLIEICKQHFGKEFSSPDICIALKVVRAQNNNSLSGLNTEKIVERVRQHLRSRRPSAGAATVAPWAGLTQGVGVKTEPEWQGPSKEEVVKEEQCSICLEPLNTSPNQTLACFHTFHALCINDWIKIQSNCPNCRKFALMPDEYPTLSHN, encoded by the exons ATGAGAGTGGAAGACATGCTGAAATTGCTTGAGCTTTGGGAAGTATTGATTGCAGAGATCGAGACAAGACCAGGAATCTGTGACATCCAGGTGTGGGAatacatggataagagtattaaagaaaaattgtggcCAGAGGTGTGTGAGGCTGTGGTCACCGACTGGAGTAATCTTTCGcctgaagaaagaaatgagaaag AAATGAGTAAGAAATTGCAGTGGAAGTTGACAGAAAATGGAGTGCTTGCCCTCTATGAACAGCATTTCAAGAAGGAGGTCAGAGTTCAA GTGATCTTCAAGACCCACATTGAGTCCACCTGTTACCTGCGAGTATCTGACGGCCAGCACCTCTCACCTCTTGTTCTTATATTGAATGAACATGTGCGCACCAAATTCAGCGTTGGGgcaatcattattatcaaggag AGACAACTGGTTCCCTTCGATGAGTATGTTGATGAGCCTCAGTGGTTCATGAATGACTATGGCATGCACCACCTTTATATTGAAAACTACACCCTGTTGGCCAATCACACTGACGTTCCACAAGTCCTGGGTTCTCTCCGCGATAAGAGTGACTACCGTGACAATATGAAAACTGTGCTGTCTGTTTTG ACCACGTGGATTCCTGAGGACGAACAGCTGACATGG GAATTTAGCTCAAATGAAAGCCTTttgaggcagcaggaggaaagaGACCGTTTAAGAGAACAAGGCAATACCTTTTTCAAACAAAATGACTTCAACAGGGCTATTGACTTCTATAATGTGG CTAAGGTTGAGGATCCCTATGACTGTCGGGTGTGGTCCAACTGCAGTCATGCTTACTTCAAGCTGAAGGATTATTTGCTGGCAGAGGTGCACGCCATCGTGGCAATGAAGCTCAACCCATTCTATGAAAAG GCCTATTACCGAGCAGGACAAGCAGCAATCAAGCAGAGGCAttggtgggagggggaggagtatGCTAAGTGTGGTATCTTTATCTGTGGCGAGACCAAGGAACTGCGGCAGATCCTGGACGACGCAGCAAGGATCCCCCTCAACGACAGTG gtatatTAGGCTCCCTCATCTCAGACAGCATCGATGGCTATGTAAGGGACCAAGCCAAGACCTTCATCCACAGCGCCTTGGAATCCTTGGACTTAAAACCAAATAACCCA aaAAGCCGTGGTATTGTCAGGGAGATACAAGAACAAATCTCGAAGAAGAAACACTCTGAATTAAG AGGTGCTTTTGTAAAGGAACATAAGAAGGAAACCAAGAAgcctaacaaaaaaaataaaaagtctgGTGAGGATatggcagcaacagcagctggtgcaacagcatcagcagcagcaacatcaacaacatcagcagGCTCTAAAGAACAGAAGAgtaagggtgaggaggagaaaaaacatgTCCAG gataaaaaagaagaaaaaaataagaaatcagTAATTAATATTGAAGAAACTTTACAAGAAGGACAAAG GTTATATCAATCTGAACAGTTTCACAAAGCAATTGAAATGTATAGCAAATGTTTAGCTTCCAATGGTCTGACAGATACCAGGGCTACT gTGAAGCTCAGTGAGCCTTACAACGTGCAGGTGGTCCAGCTTGTTATAGGTGTGTGCAAGGTGCAGTCCACTCGAGGGTATATATTTGAGGGCTTGGAGATTATGCAGACCCTCCTGGGGCCGAGCAGCAAGTTCTCCCACAAGCCAGCCTGCCGCTACTGGCTGGCTGTCTCCTTTGAAAAAATATGCTG tTTTAAATTGTCCCAAAAGCATGCCCAGTTATGTAAAGATGCCCTAAAGAAATCCAAAAACATCAAGCCTATCAAGTGGCCCGCTACAGAACAGCTCATTAATTGGACACGCTGTGATGTATTAGAG ACTGAATGTAATTTACTGTTGGAGAAGCTTTCCTCATCTAGACCTTCCCCTAAGGCCAAATGTCGCTACAAAAACTGTATTACAACCCAAGGCATTCCTTACGCCAAAGACGAGATTTATTTGAC GGACCCAGACTTCAAAGGGTATTTAAATGTAATATGTGAGGAGGACTGTACTGTGAGTTACCACCCATGCTGCTGGAAGGCTTTTAAGGAGCAGCATGATGGCAGCGTCAACAGAATGTCCGACAAG GACTTTTTAGGTGAGTTGTGTGTGACCCCAGACTGTACAGGCAAGATTTCCAGCATTCAAATTTATGATGATGAGGGTCGCATGAAGAATGAATTGGCAAAAGACAAGAAGGACAGGAAACACATGGCAGCTCCTGttaagcagaagaagaaaaa ggacaagaagaaagaaaaaccacaGTCACACAAGAAGCGGACCAGggtggagagtgtgtgtgaggatcTGGCCACCAATGacgat ACATCACCTACCGCTGCAGAGAGTTCTAGTATTCAAAATGCACAcaccaacagtaataataatagtagcagcaataataatgacaagcaCAA GTCCTCTCAAAAGCCCCAGCTACCCATTGACCCTGAGAGCCTGGAGAAAGCCCAAGTCACCATTCTCAAGCCTGGAGCAGAGACCGAGGAAGTGTCACCCACTAAGTCcaccaagaagaacaagaaaaagaaggtcaAAAAGCCTGTTAATCAGCCAAACCTTCTTGGAGACCCTCTTGAGGCTGATTTATGTGTCCA GAGTGAATACATTGCCCGTTTGCGAATGTTACGTCAGCAGAGGGATGCCCTGGAGGCTGGCGAATGCCCTAACCTTATCAAACCCATCAACGTTACCACTGACACCCAAAAACCCGTTGTCCTG CTGGATCCTGACAATCCTTTCTACCTCCCCCAACACCTGCGAGACAACCCTGAGGAGCTGGAGAGAGTGCTGCAGGAGAAGCTCACCACCAGCTCACCACCGGGCCTGCAGCAGGAGACCATCAATACCCTTCTGGA TTTCATGTACGACTGGCTGAAGGCTGAGGGTCCCATGCGCACCAGTGACCCAAGACTGGCTGAACAGGTGGCTGAAAACTTCCCACAAGAGGCTCGAGACTATGTGATACAGTGTAGAGGCATCACCGGTCTTCTCATGCAGTCCCTTAAGTTTGCCATGATTGACAATATTGTATGTGTCCATGATGATGTAATGAAGGCCCAGGAGATGATGTGCCAGGAGGTGATGGAGAAGATGAACCAATCCAAGTATCTGGTTCGGTACAG CGATGGACAAAAGGCAAAACGATTCACACACCTCCTGGACGACACCAAGAGTACCTGCTCAaccacctcctcttcatcccaACGTGCCGTCTCAGTGGCAGAATCAACTATGTCCAGAGACTCGGCAGGCACCAGAAGGCACACCAGCCGCTCCAGAAATGATGAccccaacaacaacgacgatagTGAGACCATTGCATCTCTTGCTCCTCTCTCCAAAACTATCGTGGATCAGTTTCATAAATTTGCT GATGGTGTCCTGAACCCAGCTGCCCCAGAATTTGAGCCTCACATCAGCAACAGTGAGGTGAAGtctgaggatgatgatgatgatgatgatgatgaggaggaggaagacgaggaggaagatgatgaaggaaatgggCAATATAAAAGAAAGCTGTTTGATAGTGAAGACAATAGAGGACAATGGAATAAAG GAGACACTGAATACATAGAGAACTGGGCAGCACAAGCCGGGGAAAAGGCTGCCATGATGCTCACTGATGAAGACGAAGATGttgaactgggagaggatgaggaggaggaaaaggaggtggaggaggtagaggaagaagatgaggagagggaagctgtgccagaaggaggagaggaagagaggatagaaTCCATCCAGGATGAGGAATACTTTGAAGCAACAGAG GAATACATCAGTCAGCtactggaagagaaagagaagctggCAGACAACCTTCAGAATGAGCAGGAGCAGAACCAAGTGTTGAGTGACAAGCTGTACCAGGTGAAGTCACAGTACAAGAGTGAAGTCATGAAGCTCAAAGAACAGCTGGAAGAACTTAAGGATCAAAACAAA GAGCTCACCACAGAGAAGAATGCCATCACGTTGCAAAAAGAGGCAGAAGCGAAGAAGTTCAAGGCTGATCAATCTCGAATGAATGAGGAGACCAAGGCCACTGGGAGCCGTCTACAGTCCATCGAGCGGAAGATTGAGCGTATGATAGACCACAACAATGAACTACAAGCCAAACTAGTGGAGGAAAC AGAGTTGAACACGCAGCTGAAGGAGGAactagagaagatgaagaacttGCAGGAATCCCTCACTAGCTGCTCTCGTCGGGCCCGTGAGGCGGAGGTCAAGTACTTGTCCACAAAGAAGGACCTAGTGGATGCCAACATGACCGA GACCATCTCTCGGCTGACAGAGGAGGCCACTGCCATGAGACAGCTGCTGCCGGGAGCCATGGAGGACAGTGCGCTGGACCGAACCACACTCGCTCGCTCCATTGTGGCGTGGGACGAGGCCATCAAGAACCTTTGTGAGCAGCAGAGGATATTCAGa GAAGAGGGCGTCCGCTTACTGGGGATGATTCATCAAGGGCGACCCCTCAGTGCCCTGCCTGTTGGGGACCTTGCTGTTCCCTCCATCCCGACCCTGAGTGTTGCTCCATTGCTCAGTCGCTTCCAG AAAAACCACCACAGACCTTCACCTACATTTGCTGTCCCTGAAGTATTATCCATGGACCTGCCTAGACACTCCAGCCCAGGTCCGCAGGGTCCACCACTGCTGTCTGGAACCacccaaccacaaccacaaccacccatGGCTGACCTTTCATGTAAAGTGCCTCTCATACCCAACCCTCCAGCCTTCCTTCTGCCGGGGCCATTCAACGGACACCCCTTGTTAATGCAGAATGGTGGCCTTCCTCCTAACCATGCCAGTGGTGCCATACCGAAGGGTGCCACCAGTGCCCCGCCAGGAATCCAACATCCCAAGACTGCAG aaaTGCCATGCCAGACCCAACCGACAGAGTCACCCGGCCAGCTGTTTGTTGGCCAGCTGCCCTGGGACTACTCTGAGGCAGACGTCAAG AAGCTTCTCCCCACCAACAACACTGTGGGAGGCATTGTTGCTCCTCCCCCCAAACTGGTCCGTCCTCAGCCCAAGACTGTGCCCAATGCATCAAAGCT AGGAGGCCAAGCTAGTGCTTCCAAGGAGGAAATGGTGATGCCCTCGAAGCCTTCATACACCAGGCTTATTGAAATTTGCAAACAGCACTTTGGAAAGGAATTTAGCTC GCCAGACATCTGCATTGCGTTGAAAGTGGTTCGTGCCCAGAACAACAACAGCCTGTCAGGGTTAAATACCGAGAAGATTGTGGAGCGTGTGAGGCAGCATCTGCGTTCCCGTCGACCCAGTGCAGGGGCAGCCACTGTGGCACCATGGGCCGGCCTCACCCAAGGGGTGGGAGTCAAGACCGAACCAGAGTGGCAAGGTCCcagcaaggaggaggtagtgaaaGAGGAACAGTGTTCCATTTGCCTTGAGCCTCTCAATACCAGCCCCAACCAGACTCTGGCGTGCTTCCACACCTTCCATGCTCTCTGCATCAATGACTGGATCAAGATACAGTCCAATTGTCCAAACTGCCGCAAGTTTGCTCTCATGCCTGACGAGTACCCAACCCTCTCCCATAATTAA